In Drosophila nasuta strain 15112-1781.00 chromosome 2R, ASM2355853v1, whole genome shotgun sequence, a single genomic region encodes these proteins:
- the LOC132784326 gene encoding kinesin-like protein Klp98A isoform X2, producing the protein MSSLKVAVRVRPFNSRENDMDAQLIVEMENKKTRLVKPRLQSIRDAGREAHHDFTFDYSYWSFDAEDSHFATQEQVYSDLGNDVVDCAYEGYNACVFAYGQTGSGKTFTMMGTPNNPGLIPRICEELFARMKVGQESGTGYRTHASYLEIYNERVKDLLAAQSTGHALRVREHRSLGPYVENLSQHAVSDFEEIQECIARGNAHRTTASTNMNDTSSRSHAIFTITFVQAVFMNDMPSETVSKIHLVDLAGSERANATGATGQRLKEGAHINKSLVTLGSVISALAEQTSAAHMHNSTSLATTPNSGTKRVLYIPYRDSILTWLLKDSLGGNSKTIMIAALSPADCNYSETLSTLRYANRAKNIINKPTVNEDANVKLIRELREEINKLKSMLTGDIHSLQPSLKVLADLQKKEAQEKVLTEEWTEKWKVAQSILQEQKSLGLRKSGVGVVLDSEIPHLIGIHNDVTTGVTLYSLKEGETCIGTEDAELAPHIELVGDGIRPQHCSIVLKGGVATLHPCPQAQCWVNAHLIDEPKQISQGDIILLGRTNIFRFNNPSEAEKLRKDLNRSQLDMSRLSLITSSRENLLSCSVNLDEDSMTGSTSSPYKRSDRQYYPQRPMSRDDPELQDENRKILDTIENALKQLNVERVQMHDQYKTKVHKLTAELKRLELDKMDGMQLLNCREQELLARKDMLLWEKNNEKVQMGMKIEEGTPLNDELLLQVSDSLDLFAAQFIKDTVRRNNEEIRRLDEQIAEKERILNASTSKIAKVDETMLEIQAQLDRLRLERIEGEKEAQSIKAKKQSMQLQVQSSNEMDDVSKSDTYKTCDTFPSDFSPTITEGQQSPLSNCSCDAGDEAEDTRKDDFSGSSEDTSRTCTAGPSSGSAPSSQAVMSDSGVCLDSRNQALLQNGVAANHRHQMRTSDEETGSCSSCEIGRYPGLTRAYCPLHAKRRKIAAQKALIMKNLESDVNKTELDEQIADLQDLQRSYIQLEQELLQSVQDLEAHALCCAEERAGHMASSIMRSSVMSPTSMEDSNSQGYSPSMTRSCPSMLRECTEGEHFITIPTFVMRGAGKQTHYEYEVRIALPDGKLNILRRYSRFRELHLCMKHCYGAKISALPFPRRELFASNSEPVAKHRRRLLELYLRRLFVVCSKIPQCPIYEGPGGPGLTRASLVQLSSFFKKGLFENGKHGTG; encoded by the exons GTTACAATGCCTGTGTGTTTGCCTATGGCCAAACAGGTTCTGGCAAGACGTTCACCATGATGGGCACTCCGAATAATCCTGGATTGATACCGCGCATCTGTGAGGAGCTCTTTGCACGCATGAAAGTCGGTCAGGAGTCGGGAACCGGATATCGCACACACGCAAGTTACCTGGAGATCTACAATGAGCGTGTCAAGGATCTGCTCGCTGCACAGAGCACAGGACACGCGTTGCGAGTGCGTGAACATCGCAGTCTTGGGCCTTATGTTGAGAATCTGTCGCAGCACGCAGTGTCGGACTTTGAGGAGATACAG GAATGCATTGCGAGGGGCAATGCACATCGCACCACGGCGAGCACGAACATGAACGATACGAGCAGTCGCAGTCACGCCATCTTCACGATCACATTTGTGCAGGCCGTCTTCATGAATGACATGCCAAGCGAGACAGTCTCCAAGATCCATTTGGTCGACTTGGCTGGCAG TGAGCGTGCCAATGCCACGGGAGCGACGGGACAGCGGCTGAAGGAGGGCGCCCACATTAACAAATCTCTGGTGACGCTGGGCAGCGTCATCTCGGCGTTGGCGGAACAGACGAGCGCCGCTCACATGCACAACTCTACCTCGCTGGCAACGACGCCAAACAGCGGCACAAAGCGTGTGCTTTACATTCCCTATCGTGACTCCATTCTCACCTGGCTGCTCAAGGACAGTTTGGGTGGCAACAGCAAGACCATTATGATAGCTGCTTTGTCGCCAGCGGATTGCAATTACAGCGAAACGTTGAGCACGCTGCGCTATGCGAATCGAGCCAAGAATATCATCAACAAGCCAACTGTAAACGAAGATGCCAATGTGAAGCTGATACGTGAGCTCAGAGAGGAGATCAACAAGCTCAAGTCGATGCTGACAGGAGATATT CACTCGTTGCAGCCTTCGCTCAAAGTGCTGGCTGATCTGCAGAAGAAGGAGGCGCAGGAGAAAGTGCTCACCGAGGAGTGGACGGAGAAGTGGAAGGTGGCACAATCCATATTGCAGGAGCAGAAGAGTCTTGGCTTGCGTAAATCAGGTGTGGGAGTTGTACTCGATTCGGAGATTCCCCATTTGATTGGCATACACAACGATGTGACTACAGGAGTGACGCTATACAGCCTGAAAGAAGGCGAAACCTGCATTGGCACCGAAGATGCCGAGCTGGCGCCGCACATTGAACTTGTGGGCGATGGCATAAGACCGCAGCACTGCAGCATTGTGCTGAAAGGAGGCGTGGCCACATTGCATCCCTGTCCGCAAGCGCAGTGCTGGGTGAATGCGCATCTCATTGACGAGCCCAAGCAGATATCGCAGGGCGACATTATACTGCTCGGGCGCACCAACATCTTTCGCTTCAATAATCCCAGTGAGGCGGAGAAACTGCGCAAGGATTTGAATCGTTCGCAGCTCGACATGTCACGTTTATCGTTGATCACCTCGTCAAGAGAGAATTTGCTGTCTTGCAGCGTCAACTTGGATGAGGACTCGATGACGGGCAGCACTTCATCTCCTTACAAACGCTCCGATCGCCAGTATTATCCACAGCGTCCCATGTCGCGCGATGATCCCGAGCTGCAGGACGAGAATCGCAAGATTTTAGACACTATTGAGAATGCGCTCAAGCAGCTGAATGTG GAACGAGTTCAGATGCACGATCAATACAAGACAAAAGTGCACAAATTGACAGCAGAGCTGAAGCGTCTGGAACTGGACAAAATGGATGGCATGCAGCTGTTGAATTGCCGTGAACAGGAGCTGCTTGCTCGCAAGGATATGCTGCTCTGGGAGAAGAACAACGAGAAGGTTCAG ATGGGCATGAAAATCGAAGAGGGAACGCCGCTCAACGatgagttgctgttgcaggtATCCGACTCGCTGGACTTGTTTGCCGCGCAGTTTATCAAGGACACAGTGCGCAGAAAT AACGAGGAAATACGCCGCCTGGACGAGCAGATAGCCGAGAAGGAGCGCATACTCAATGCCAGCACCAGTAAAATAGCTAAAGTAGACGAAACCATGCTGGAGATTCAGGCGCAATTGGATCGCTTGCGACTGGAGCGCATTGAGGGTGAGAAGGAGGCGCAGAGCATCAAGGCCAAGAAGCAGAGCATGCAACTGCAAGTGCAGAGCTCCAATGAGATGGACGATGTGTCCAAGTCGGACACGTATAAAACATGTGATACTTTCCCCTCGGACTTCTCGCCCACCATCACCGAGGGTCAGCAGTCGCCGCTGAGCAATTGTTCCTGCGATGCAGGTGACGAGGCGGAGGATACGCGCAAGGACGACTTCTCCGGCAGCAGCGAGGACACTTCACGCACCTGCACGGCGGGTCCAAGCAGCGGAAGTGCGCCCAGCTCGCAGGCCGTGATGAGCGACAGTGGCGTCTGCTTGGACAGTCGTAATCAGGCGCTGTTGCAGAATGGCGTGGCTGCCAATCATCGACATCAAATGCGCACTAGTGACGAGGAGACTGGCTCGTGTTCCTCCTGCGAAATAGGACGCTATCCGGGACTAACGCGAGCTTATTGTCCGTTGCATGCGAAGCGTCGCAAGATCGCGGCCCAAAAGGCGTTGATTATGAAGAACCTCGAATCGGATGTGAACAAGACGGAGTTGGATGAACAGATTGCCGATCTGCAGGATTTGCAGCGTAGTTACATACAATTGGAGCAGGAGCTGCTGCAGTCTGTGCAGGATCTAGAAGCGCATGCCTTATGCTGTGCGGAGGAACGTGCCGGTCACATGGCCAGCTCCATTATGCGTTCGAGTGTGATGAGCCCCACCAGCATGGAGGATTCCAACTCGCAAGGCTACTCGCCCAGCATGACCAGATCGTGTCCGTCCATGTTAAGGGAGTGCA CTGAGGGCGAACACTTTATTACCATACCCACATTTGTGATGCGTGGAGCTGGCAAGCAGACGCATTATGAGTACGAGGTGCGCATTGCGCTGCCGGATGGCAAGCTCAACATACTGCGTCGCTACAGTCGCTTTCGTGAGCTGCATCTCTGCATGAAGCACTGCTATGGGGCCAAG ATCTCTGCTTTACCATTTCCACGTCGCGAACTCTTCGCCTCGAACAGCGAGCCGGTGGCCAAGCATCGTCGCCGTCTGCTCGAGCTGTATCTACGCCGACTCTTCGTCGTCTGCTCAAAGATACCGCAGTGTCCGATCTATGAGGGACCCGGTGGGCCGGGCCTGACGCGTGCCTCCCTCGTACAGCTGTCGTCTTTTTTCAAGAAAGGCCTGTTCGAGAACGGAAAGCATGGGACGGGATAA
- the LOC132784326 gene encoding kinesin-like protein Klp98A isoform X1 — MSSLKVAVRVRPFNSRENDMDAQLIVEMENKKTRLVKPRLQSIRDAGREAHHDFTFDYSYWSFDAEDSHFATQEQVYSDLGNDVVDCAYEGYNACVFAYGQTGSGKTFTMMGTPNNPGLIPRICEELFARMKVGQESGTGYRTHASYLEIYNERVKDLLAAQSTGHALRVREHRSLGPYVENLSQHAVSDFEEIQECIARGNAHRTTASTNMNDTSSRSHAIFTITFVQAVFMNDMPSETVSKIHLVDLAGSERANATGATGQRLKEGAHINKSLVTLGSVISALAEQTSAAHMHNSTSLATTPNSGTKRVLYIPYRDSILTWLLKDSLGGNSKTIMIAALSPADCNYSETLSTLRYANRAKNIINKPTVNEDANVKLIRELREEINKLKSMLTGDIHSLQPSLKVLADLQKKEAQEKVLTEEWTEKWKVAQSILQEQKSLGLRKSGVGVVLDSEIPHLIGIHNDVTTGVTLYSLKEGETCIGTEDAELAPHIELVGDGIRPQHCSIVLKGGVATLHPCPQAQCWVNAHLIDEPKQISQGDIILLGRTNIFRFNNPSEAEKLRKDLNRSQLDMSRLSLITSSRENLLSCSVNLDEDSMTGSTSSPYKRSDRQYYPQRPMSRDDPELQDENRKILDTIENALKQLNVERVQMHDQYKTKVHKLTAELKRLELDKMDGMQLLNCREQELLARKDMLLWEKNNEKVQIDIVCRQITAFQTQLDSKKRDFSEYVAKELQELHDCGKLDEMGMKIEEGTPLNDELLLQVSDSLDLFAAQFIKDTVRRNNEEIRRLDEQIAEKERILNASTSKIAKVDETMLEIQAQLDRLRLERIEGEKEAQSIKAKKQSMQLQVQSSNEMDDVSKSDTYKTCDTFPSDFSPTITEGQQSPLSNCSCDAGDEAEDTRKDDFSGSSEDTSRTCTAGPSSGSAPSSQAVMSDSGVCLDSRNQALLQNGVAANHRHQMRTSDEETGSCSSCEIGRYPGLTRAYCPLHAKRRKIAAQKALIMKNLESDVNKTELDEQIADLQDLQRSYIQLEQELLQSVQDLEAHALCCAEERAGHMASSIMRSSVMSPTSMEDSNSQGYSPSMTRSCPSMLRECTEGEHFITIPTFVMRGAGKQTHYEYEVRIALPDGKLNILRRYSRFRELHLCMKHCYGAKISALPFPRRELFASNSEPVAKHRRRLLELYLRRLFVVCSKIPQCPIYEGPGGPGLTRASLVQLSSFFKKGLFENGKHGTG; from the exons GTTACAATGCCTGTGTGTTTGCCTATGGCCAAACAGGTTCTGGCAAGACGTTCACCATGATGGGCACTCCGAATAATCCTGGATTGATACCGCGCATCTGTGAGGAGCTCTTTGCACGCATGAAAGTCGGTCAGGAGTCGGGAACCGGATATCGCACACACGCAAGTTACCTGGAGATCTACAATGAGCGTGTCAAGGATCTGCTCGCTGCACAGAGCACAGGACACGCGTTGCGAGTGCGTGAACATCGCAGTCTTGGGCCTTATGTTGAGAATCTGTCGCAGCACGCAGTGTCGGACTTTGAGGAGATACAG GAATGCATTGCGAGGGGCAATGCACATCGCACCACGGCGAGCACGAACATGAACGATACGAGCAGTCGCAGTCACGCCATCTTCACGATCACATTTGTGCAGGCCGTCTTCATGAATGACATGCCAAGCGAGACAGTCTCCAAGATCCATTTGGTCGACTTGGCTGGCAG TGAGCGTGCCAATGCCACGGGAGCGACGGGACAGCGGCTGAAGGAGGGCGCCCACATTAACAAATCTCTGGTGACGCTGGGCAGCGTCATCTCGGCGTTGGCGGAACAGACGAGCGCCGCTCACATGCACAACTCTACCTCGCTGGCAACGACGCCAAACAGCGGCACAAAGCGTGTGCTTTACATTCCCTATCGTGACTCCATTCTCACCTGGCTGCTCAAGGACAGTTTGGGTGGCAACAGCAAGACCATTATGATAGCTGCTTTGTCGCCAGCGGATTGCAATTACAGCGAAACGTTGAGCACGCTGCGCTATGCGAATCGAGCCAAGAATATCATCAACAAGCCAACTGTAAACGAAGATGCCAATGTGAAGCTGATACGTGAGCTCAGAGAGGAGATCAACAAGCTCAAGTCGATGCTGACAGGAGATATT CACTCGTTGCAGCCTTCGCTCAAAGTGCTGGCTGATCTGCAGAAGAAGGAGGCGCAGGAGAAAGTGCTCACCGAGGAGTGGACGGAGAAGTGGAAGGTGGCACAATCCATATTGCAGGAGCAGAAGAGTCTTGGCTTGCGTAAATCAGGTGTGGGAGTTGTACTCGATTCGGAGATTCCCCATTTGATTGGCATACACAACGATGTGACTACAGGAGTGACGCTATACAGCCTGAAAGAAGGCGAAACCTGCATTGGCACCGAAGATGCCGAGCTGGCGCCGCACATTGAACTTGTGGGCGATGGCATAAGACCGCAGCACTGCAGCATTGTGCTGAAAGGAGGCGTGGCCACATTGCATCCCTGTCCGCAAGCGCAGTGCTGGGTGAATGCGCATCTCATTGACGAGCCCAAGCAGATATCGCAGGGCGACATTATACTGCTCGGGCGCACCAACATCTTTCGCTTCAATAATCCCAGTGAGGCGGAGAAACTGCGCAAGGATTTGAATCGTTCGCAGCTCGACATGTCACGTTTATCGTTGATCACCTCGTCAAGAGAGAATTTGCTGTCTTGCAGCGTCAACTTGGATGAGGACTCGATGACGGGCAGCACTTCATCTCCTTACAAACGCTCCGATCGCCAGTATTATCCACAGCGTCCCATGTCGCGCGATGATCCCGAGCTGCAGGACGAGAATCGCAAGATTTTAGACACTATTGAGAATGCGCTCAAGCAGCTGAATGTG GAACGAGTTCAGATGCACGATCAATACAAGACAAAAGTGCACAAATTGACAGCAGAGCTGAAGCGTCTGGAACTGGACAAAATGGATGGCATGCAGCTGTTGAATTGCCGTGAACAGGAGCTGCTTGCTCGCAAGGATATGCTGCTCTGGGAGAAGAACAACGAGAAGGTTCAG ATCGACATTGTGTGTAGACAAATTACTGCGTTTCAAACACAGCTCGACTCTAAGAAACGCGATTTCTCTGAGTATGTAGCCAAAGAATTGCAGGAACTGCATGATTGTGGCAAACTAGACGAG ATGGGCATGAAAATCGAAGAGGGAACGCCGCTCAACGatgagttgctgttgcaggtATCCGACTCGCTGGACTTGTTTGCCGCGCAGTTTATCAAGGACACAGTGCGCAGAAAT AACGAGGAAATACGCCGCCTGGACGAGCAGATAGCCGAGAAGGAGCGCATACTCAATGCCAGCACCAGTAAAATAGCTAAAGTAGACGAAACCATGCTGGAGATTCAGGCGCAATTGGATCGCTTGCGACTGGAGCGCATTGAGGGTGAGAAGGAGGCGCAGAGCATCAAGGCCAAGAAGCAGAGCATGCAACTGCAAGTGCAGAGCTCCAATGAGATGGACGATGTGTCCAAGTCGGACACGTATAAAACATGTGATACTTTCCCCTCGGACTTCTCGCCCACCATCACCGAGGGTCAGCAGTCGCCGCTGAGCAATTGTTCCTGCGATGCAGGTGACGAGGCGGAGGATACGCGCAAGGACGACTTCTCCGGCAGCAGCGAGGACACTTCACGCACCTGCACGGCGGGTCCAAGCAGCGGAAGTGCGCCCAGCTCGCAGGCCGTGATGAGCGACAGTGGCGTCTGCTTGGACAGTCGTAATCAGGCGCTGTTGCAGAATGGCGTGGCTGCCAATCATCGACATCAAATGCGCACTAGTGACGAGGAGACTGGCTCGTGTTCCTCCTGCGAAATAGGACGCTATCCGGGACTAACGCGAGCTTATTGTCCGTTGCATGCGAAGCGTCGCAAGATCGCGGCCCAAAAGGCGTTGATTATGAAGAACCTCGAATCGGATGTGAACAAGACGGAGTTGGATGAACAGATTGCCGATCTGCAGGATTTGCAGCGTAGTTACATACAATTGGAGCAGGAGCTGCTGCAGTCTGTGCAGGATCTAGAAGCGCATGCCTTATGCTGTGCGGAGGAACGTGCCGGTCACATGGCCAGCTCCATTATGCGTTCGAGTGTGATGAGCCCCACCAGCATGGAGGATTCCAACTCGCAAGGCTACTCGCCCAGCATGACCAGATCGTGTCCGTCCATGTTAAGGGAGTGCA CTGAGGGCGAACACTTTATTACCATACCCACATTTGTGATGCGTGGAGCTGGCAAGCAGACGCATTATGAGTACGAGGTGCGCATTGCGCTGCCGGATGGCAAGCTCAACATACTGCGTCGCTACAGTCGCTTTCGTGAGCTGCATCTCTGCATGAAGCACTGCTATGGGGCCAAG ATCTCTGCTTTACCATTTCCACGTCGCGAACTCTTCGCCTCGAACAGCGAGCCGGTGGCCAAGCATCGTCGCCGTCTGCTCGAGCTGTATCTACGCCGACTCTTCGTCGTCTGCTCAAAGATACCGCAGTGTCCGATCTATGAGGGACCCGGTGGGCCGGGCCTGACGCGTGCCTCCCTCGTACAGCTGTCGTCTTTTTTCAAGAAAGGCCTGTTCGAGAACGGAAAGCATGGGACGGGATAA